One genomic window of Candidatus Thermoplasmatota archaeon includes the following:
- a CDS encoding PRC-barrel domain-containing protein: MLEEISEIIGLQVYTHEGVFLGNVNNLIVNVEKSTVERLFIGEPNPLLVEGARSVAVPYRWIQSVGDVIILKYFPKRVSIKKGK, translated from the coding sequence ATGTTGGAGGAAATTTCTGAGATTATAGGGCTGCAGGTTTACACTCACGAAGGGGTCTTCCTCGGTAACGTGAACAACCTGATAGTGAACGTCGAGAAGTCCACGGTCGAGAGACTGTTCATCGGAGAACCCAACCCGTTGCTCGTCGAAGGTGCGAGATCGGTGGCCGTTCCCTATCGATGGATACAGAGCGTGGGCGACGTCATAATACTGAAGTACTTCCCCAAGCGCGTGAGCATCAAGAAGGGGAAGTAG
- a CDS encoding tRNA (cytidine(56)-2'-O)-methyltransferase: MISVLRLGHRIPRDRRVTTHVALVARAFGADCVLVSTKDSVLERSVRNVVEKFGGDFHISTGVSWRKTLKEWRGTVVHLTMYGERLKDALPKIGKKDLMIVIGGEKVPPEVYDIADVNVSVGNQPHSEVAALAVFLDRLLEGNPLEREFGGRMSIVPSKKGKNVIERAGELPSRRDCLEALREAGCDRAVVEHCKRVSRLAKKIASLCGADESLCELGGLLHDIGRGRTHDIDHGHAGGQILREKGFPAVLAGIVERHVGAGIPKDEAKKIGLPAKSYVPKTLEEKVVAHADNLAEEGKIDVLIDRMEERGLPTAAKRIRRLHDELSEKCGMDLDDL; the protein is encoded by the coding sequence ATGATCTCCGTCCTACGGCTCGGTCACAGGATTCCCAGAGACCGCAGAGTCACGACGCACGTTGCCTTGGTCGCGAGGGCCTTCGGCGCGGACTGCGTCCTGGTCTCCACGAAGGACTCGGTACTAGAGAGGAGCGTGAGGAATGTCGTGGAGAAGTTCGGCGGGGACTTCCACATCTCCACGGGCGTCAGCTGGCGCAAGACGCTCAAGGAGTGGCGGGGGACGGTCGTCCACCTCACCATGTACGGAGAGAGGCTGAAGGACGCGCTGCCGAAGATCGGAAAGAAGGACCTGATGATTGTGATCGGCGGGGAGAAGGTCCCTCCCGAGGTCTACGACATCGCGGACGTCAACGTCTCCGTGGGGAACCAGCCTCATTCGGAGGTCGCCGCGCTGGCCGTCTTCCTCGACAGGCTGCTCGAGGGCAACCCGCTCGAGCGGGAGTTCGGGGGGAGGATGAGCATCGTCCCATCCAAGAAGGGCAAGAATGTAATCGAGAGGGCCGGAGAACTCCCGTCCCGGAGGGATTGTCTCGAAGCCCTCCGAGAGGCCGGATGCGACCGTGCGGTTGTCGAGCACTGCAAGAGGGTCTCCAGGCTGGCGAAGAAGATCGCCTCCCTGTGCGGTGCGGACGAGAGCCTGTGTGAGCTGGGCGGGCTGCTCCATGACATCGGTCGCGGGAGGACCCACGATATAGACCACGGACACGCGGGCGGGCAGATCCTCCGGGAGAAGGGTTTCCCGGCGGTTCTGGCGGGGATTGTGGAGAGGCACGTTGGAGCGGGCATCCCGAAGGACGAGGCCAAGAAGATCGGCCTCCCCGCCAAGAGCTATGTCCCCAAGACGCTGGAAGAGAAGGTCGTGGCCCACGCTGACAACCTCGCGGAAGAGGGAAAGATAGATGTGCTCATCGACCGGATGGAGGAGCGGGGTCTCCCGACCGCCGCGAAGAGGATAAGGCGCCTCCACGACGAGCTCAGCGAGAAGTGCGGGATGGACCTGGACGACCTGTGA
- the arsM gene encoding arsenite methyltransferase, with protein sequence MKDDEVKKAVKEGYAKIAKKSCSCCGPTVDACGTPRGSQVSKGVGYTDEELKAIPEDADMGLGCGNPVALSTLREGETVLDLGSGGGIDCFLAAGRVGEKGRVIGVDMTAEMVEKARENAKRGGFENVEFRLGDIEDIPVDDGSVDVIISNCVINLSPDKGKVFREAFRVLTPGGRMFVSDIVLLKELPEAVKADMGAYVGCLSGAVLREDYIGLIERAGFQDVSIRTESSCSMEVLSNDPTVSAMMSSFDLSREEAEEAIRSVISVIVEGTKPV encoded by the coding sequence ATGAAGGACGATGAGGTCAAGAAGGCAGTGAAGGAAGGCTATGCGAAGATCGCAAAGAAGAGCTGTTCATGCTGCGGACCCACGGTCGATGCTTGTGGAACTCCGAGGGGGTCCCAGGTCAGCAAGGGCGTTGGCTACACGGACGAGGAGCTGAAGGCCATTCCCGAGGACGCGGACATGGGTCTCGGATGCGGGAACCCGGTCGCCCTTTCCACTCTCAGGGAGGGCGAGACCGTCCTCGACCTCGGCTCGGGCGGGGGCATCGACTGCTTCCTCGCGGCCGGGAGGGTCGGCGAGAAGGGGAGGGTCATCGGCGTTGACATGACCGCAGAGATGGTCGAGAAGGCCAGAGAGAACGCCAAGAGGGGCGGTTTCGAGAACGTGGAGTTCCGGCTCGGCGACATCGAGGACATTCCGGTCGATGACGGCTCGGTCGACGTGATAATCTCGAACTGCGTGATCAATCTCTCACCGGACAAGGGGAAGGTCTTCAGGGAGGCCTTCAGGGTCCTGACACCAGGGGGCAGAATGTTCGTCTCCGACATCGTCCTGCTGAAGGAGCTGCCGGAGGCGGTCAAGGCCGACATGGGAGCGTACGTCGGCTGCCTTTCCGGGGCGGTCCTCAGAGAGGATTACATCGGACTGATTGAGCGGGCCGGCTTCCAGGACGTGAGCATCAGGACGGAGTCCAGCTGTTCCATGGAGGTCCTGTCGAACGACCCGACGGTGAGCGCCATGATGAGCAGCTTCGACCTGTCCCGGGAAGAGGCGGAGGAAGCCATCCGCTCCGTGATCAGCGTGATAGTCGAGGGCACGAAACCCGTTTGA
- a CDS encoding ParB N-terminal domain-containing protein translates to MRSRFEILEIEVLHSHEEIKPDILDCLADQIAKDGALFKPIVVDEKTYVILDGHHRFEALKRLGCKRIPVFLVDYMDTAIEVVTWPGAVVNEISKDEIIAMGLSDNVYPPKTSRHIIRVILEDRPVELPKLR, encoded by the coding sequence ATGAGGTCCCGCTTCGAGATCCTGGAGATCGAGGTTCTGCACAGCCACGAGGAGATAAAGCCCGACATCCTCGACTGCCTCGCGGACCAGATCGCCAAGGACGGCGCCCTCTTCAAGCCCATAGTCGTGGACGAGAAGACCTACGTCATTCTGGACGGCCATCACAGGTTCGAGGCCCTCAAGCGGCTCGGATGCAAGAGGATACCCGTATTTCTCGTCGACTACATGGACACTGCAATCGAGGTCGTGACCTGGCCCGGGGCAGTTGTCAATGAGATATCGAAGGACGAGATCATCGCCATGGGCCTGAGCGACAACGTGTACCCGCCAAAGACGTCCAGGCACATCATCAGGGTGATTCTCGAGGACAGGCCGGTGGAGCTCCCGAAACTCCGCTAG
- a CDS encoding ArsR family transcriptional regulator, protein MNRIKFVNEPAELVPILMAVDKEVKREVLKDVSDNWRTAREIEEKFGEEGLEALKFFEKMNLVETKWQTSESDPDPEKSYHAFYTSFHINASSPVNEMCDILAAVVMPENEYRKIEDKILKEVDEEGKFSGDIADDLGVSQTMLKGLIKRSAKLEYKGHQIRKLK, encoded by the coding sequence ATGAATCGCATCAAATTCGTGAACGAGCCAGCAGAGCTTGTCCCCATCCTCATGGCGGTCGACAAAGAGGTCAAGAGGGAGGTCCTGAAGGACGTGTCCGATAACTGGCGGACCGCGAGAGAGATCGAGGAGAAGTTCGGAGAGGAGGGTCTCGAAGCTCTCAAGTTCTTCGAGAAGATGAACTTGGTCGAGACGAAGTGGCAGACGAGCGAGTCCGACCCAGATCCCGAGAAGTCCTACCATGCTTTTTACACGTCGTTTCACATAAACGCTTCATCGCCCGTGAACGAGATGTGCGACATTCTAGCGGCAGTCGTGATGCCGGAGAACGAGTATCGCAAGATCGAGGATAAGATACTCAAGGAAGTGGACGAAGAGGGGAAGTTCTCCGGGGACATCGCCGACGACCTGGGAGTCTCGCAGACGATGCTCAAGGGTCTCATAAAACGATCCGCCAAGCTGGAGTACAAGGGTCACCAGATTAGGAAGCTGAAATAG
- a CDS encoding OB-fold nucleic acid binding domain-containing protein, protein MRDSFEDVRDLVTYDEFRERMSDTVSKFGGLLTEDVAALLVLEELGRYEVTYDSISDIQPDQTVRVRGEVLRVSPVREFRKKERLGRVANVTISDGSGECRLVLWDEDTELVSNGALKTGGNLRVINGYARMTDFGLEISKGRYGAVVVE, encoded by the coding sequence GTGAGGGATTCCTTCGAGGATGTCAGGGACCTCGTCACCTACGACGAGTTCCGCGAGAGAATGTCGGACACGGTGAGCAAGTTCGGCGGCCTCCTTACGGAAGATGTCGCCGCGCTCCTTGTATTGGAGGAGCTGGGGAGGTACGAGGTGACGTACGACAGCATCTCGGACATCCAGCCCGATCAGACTGTCCGCGTGCGTGGTGAGGTCCTCAGAGTCAGTCCCGTCAGGGAGTTCCGCAAGAAGGAGCGCCTTGGGCGGGTGGCGAACGTCACGATCTCGGACGGGAGCGGGGAGTGCAGGCTCGTTCTATGGGATGAGGACACTGAGCTGGTCTCGAATGGGGCGCTGAAGACCGGAGGAAACCTCAGAGTGATCAATGGCTACGCCAGAATGACCGACTTCGGACTCGAGATATCGAAGGGCAGGTACGGGGCCGTTGTTGTGGAATGA
- a CDS encoding TCP-1/cpn60 chaperonin family protein translates to MFAGQPIILLKEGTERTRGKSAQSNSIAAAKAVAEAVRSTLGPRGMDKMLVDSMGDVVITNDGATILKEIDIEHPAAKMVVEVAKTQDDEAGDGTTSAVVLAGELLKKSEDLIEQNVHPTIVVNGFRMAAEKAMKVLDKMAVNVRRGDKKKLLSIATTSIGGRSMGAIREHLATMAVDAVSKIVEERDGRFIADTDNIKVEKKHGASVLESELIDGMIIDKERVHPRMPKWVKNAKIALINSALEIKKTEVDAKIQITDPSQMERFLQEEEKTLKRMVDKLKKSGANAVFCQKGIDDLVQHYLAKDGLYALRRIKKSDMDKLSKATGGKIVTNLDDLGRQELGKAALIEEKKIGDDDMTFVTGCKDSKAVSIIVRGGTEHVVDEVERALHDAIRVVGVAIEDGKAIPGGGATEIEVSLRLKDYASTVGGREQLAIEAFADALEIIPWTLGENAGLDSIDLLIELRSKHEGKKANKNAGVDVYSGKVKDMIKLNVIEPIRVKTQAVKSATDVAAMILRIDDIIASKQMEGPPPGAGGPGGMGGMPPGMM, encoded by the coding sequence ATGTTTGCAGGACAACCAATAATACTCCTAAAGGAAGGTACTGAAAGAACAAGAGGAAAGAGCGCCCAGTCTAACAGCATCGCCGCGGCAAAGGCGGTCGCCGAAGCCGTGCGGTCCACGCTTGGACCAAGAGGAATGGACAAGATGCTTGTTGACAGCATGGGTGATGTCGTAATCACAAACGACGGTGCAACGATTCTGAAAGAGATAGACATCGAACATCCAGCCGCCAAGATGGTGGTCGAGGTCGCGAAGACGCAGGACGATGAGGCCGGCGACGGGACCACGAGCGCTGTCGTTCTCGCTGGTGAGCTCCTCAAGAAATCCGAGGATCTGATCGAGCAGAATGTTCATCCCACGATCGTGGTGAACGGCTTCAGGATGGCCGCCGAGAAGGCGATGAAGGTCCTGGACAAGATGGCTGTGAACGTCAGGAGAGGCGACAAGAAGAAGCTGTTGAGTATCGCCACGACCTCCATAGGCGGCCGCAGCATGGGTGCCATTCGTGAGCACCTGGCAACGATGGCCGTGGACGCCGTTTCGAAGATCGTCGAGGAGAGGGACGGCAGGTTCATCGCGGACACGGACAACATCAAGGTCGAGAAGAAGCACGGGGCTTCCGTTCTCGAATCGGAGCTCATCGATGGCATGATCATCGACAAGGAGAGGGTCCATCCGCGGATGCCCAAGTGGGTGAAGAACGCGAAGATCGCTCTCATCAACTCCGCTCTCGAGATCAAGAAGACCGAGGTGGATGCGAAGATCCAGATCACCGACCCGTCCCAGATGGAGAGGTTCCTCCAGGAAGAGGAGAAGACCCTGAAGAGAATGGTCGACAAGCTGAAGAAGAGCGGGGCCAACGCAGTATTCTGCCAGAAGGGCATCGACGACCTCGTCCAGCACTACCTGGCGAAGGATGGCCTCTACGCGCTCAGAAGGATCAAGAAGAGCGACATGGACAAGCTCTCGAAGGCGACGGGTGGCAAGATAGTCACCAATCTCGACGATCTCGGTCGGCAGGAGCTCGGAAAGGCCGCTCTGATCGAGGAGAAGAAGATTGGCGACGATGACATGACGTTCGTCACTGGCTGCAAGGACAGCAAGGCCGTGTCCATCATCGTACGCGGCGGGACGGAGCACGTGGTCGATGAGGTCGAGCGGGCTCTGCACGACGCCATCAGGGTCGTCGGTGTCGCGATCGAGGACGGCAAGGCCATACCGGGCGGAGGAGCCACCGAGATCGAGGTGTCGCTCAGGCTCAAGGACTACGCTTCCACCGTTGGCGGAAGAGAACAGCTCGCGATCGAGGCGTTCGCGGACGCTCTGGAGATCATTCCGTGGACGCTGGGCGAGAACGCCGGGTTGGATTCTATAGACCTGCTCATCGAGCTTAGATCGAAGCACGAGGGCAAGAAGGCCAACAAGAACGCGGGCGTGGACGTCTACAGCGGCAAGGTCAAGGACATGATCAAGCTGAACGTCATAGAGCCCATCCGCGTGAAGACCCAGGCGGTCAAGTCGGCCACTGACGTCGCAGCCATGATCTTGAGGATAGACGATATCATCGCCTCGAAGCAGATGGAGGGCCCCCCGCCAGGAGCAGGTGGCCCCGGAGGAATGGGCGGCATGCCCCCAGGAATGATGTAA
- a CDS encoding beta-CASP ribonuclease aCPSF1, whose product MSVESILRDAEKVVRKVVPKDVEITEIELEGPVVVIYTKSMEEFAENNDIVRQLAQGMRRRVAIRPDPSLLSPTEEAEKSIREIIPEDAKITDIYFEHENGEVTIEALSPGLVIGKRGTILNEIKKSIGWAPRVVRTPPIPSKTVADIRSFLRKYRDDREAFLKRVGRRLARDTAEGENWVRLTTLGGFRQVGRSCSLLMTRGSKIMIDCGVDVSSDNNGSPYLQAPEVMPLEALDGVVVTHAHLDHSGLVPVLFKYGYDGPVYCTPPTRDLMSLLQIDYVKVAFGEAKKSPYDSSHIRDTVKHCIPLKYGETTDISPDVRLTLQNAGHILGSSIAHFHIGDGLYNVALSGDIKFEKSWLFNAATNRFPRLETLVIESTYGGYHDLQPSRREASGQVKGIAARILNRGGKMLVPVFAVGRSQEVMLVLEGLMRMKRIPTVPIYLDGMIWEATAIHTAYPEYLNSSLRTQIFQTGQNPFLAEVFNRVDSQEMRERIINDTDPCIILATSGMMNGGPVIEYFKAWADNPKNALMFVGYQAEGTIGRKIQKEWKEITLNDRGNVLTLKIKMDVEVVDGFSGHSDRLQLLNYVGTLEPRPERVIIGHGEEYKCSDLASSLYKKFGMETRAPMNLETIRLK is encoded by the coding sequence ATGAGCGTGGAAAGTATTCTTCGGGACGCTGAGAAGGTAGTCCGAAAGGTCGTCCCCAAAGATGTGGAGATAACGGAGATTGAACTCGAAGGTCCAGTCGTGGTCATATACACCAAGAGCATGGAGGAGTTCGCGGAGAACAACGACATCGTCAGGCAACTGGCGCAGGGAATGAGACGAAGAGTGGCCATAAGGCCCGACCCCTCGCTCCTCTCCCCGACCGAGGAAGCGGAGAAGAGCATAAGGGAGATAATCCCTGAGGACGCCAAGATCACCGACATCTATTTCGAGCACGAGAACGGCGAGGTCACGATAGAGGCCCTTTCTCCCGGTCTGGTGATCGGGAAGCGCGGGACCATTTTGAACGAGATCAAGAAGAGCATCGGCTGGGCGCCCAGGGTGGTGAGGACCCCGCCGATACCGTCGAAGACTGTCGCGGATATCAGGAGCTTCCTCAGGAAGTACCGCGACGACAGGGAGGCGTTCCTGAAGCGGGTGGGGAGAAGACTCGCCCGCGACACCGCGGAAGGAGAGAACTGGGTGAGGTTGACGACCCTTGGCGGGTTCAGGCAGGTGGGAAGGTCATGCTCGCTGCTGATGACAAGGGGAAGCAAGATAATGATAGACTGCGGCGTCGACGTCTCGTCCGATAACAACGGAAGCCCGTATCTCCAGGCTCCTGAGGTCATGCCCCTGGAAGCGCTCGACGGCGTTGTCGTGACCCACGCTCATCTCGATCACTCCGGGCTCGTTCCCGTCCTGTTCAAGTACGGATACGACGGGCCCGTCTACTGCACGCCCCCCACGCGCGATCTCATGTCGCTTCTCCAGATCGACTACGTCAAGGTCGCCTTCGGGGAGGCGAAGAAGTCCCCGTACGACTCCAGCCACATAAGGGACACGGTCAAGCACTGCATCCCGCTGAAGTACGGCGAGACCACTGACATCTCGCCCGACGTGCGGCTGACGCTCCAGAACGCCGGTCACATACTCGGCTCATCGATCGCCCACTTCCACATCGGGGACGGATTGTACAACGTCGCGCTCAGCGGGGACATCAAGTTCGAGAAATCGTGGCTGTTCAACGCTGCCACGAACAGGTTCCCGAGGCTCGAGACGCTCGTCATAGAATCCACTTACGGAGGCTATCACGACCTGCAGCCGAGCAGGAGGGAGGCCTCGGGCCAGGTGAAGGGCATAGCGGCGAGGATCCTCAACAGGGGCGGCAAGATGCTCGTCCCCGTCTTCGCTGTAGGACGATCGCAGGAGGTCATGCTGGTCCTGGAAGGGCTGATGAGGATGAAGCGCATCCCCACCGTCCCGATATATCTGGACGGGATGATCTGGGAGGCGACGGCCATTCACACGGCCTATCCGGAGTACCTCAACAGCTCGCTGAGGACCCAGATATTCCAGACCGGGCAGAACCCGTTCCTTGCGGAGGTCTTCAACCGCGTGGACAGCCAGGAGATGAGGGAGAGGATCATCAACGACACGGACCCGTGCATCATTCTGGCGACTTCAGGCATGATGAACGGAGGGCCTGTGATCGAGTACTTCAAGGCATGGGCCGACAACCCAAAGAACGCGCTCATGTTCGTGGGCTATCAGGCGGAGGGCACGATCGGCCGCAAGATCCAGAAGGAGTGGAAGGAGATAACCCTGAACGACAGGGGCAATGTCCTGACTCTGAAGATCAAGATGGACGTGGAGGTCGTCGACGGCTTCAGCGGGCACTCGGACAGGCTTCAGCTCCTCAACTACGTGGGAACGCTCGAGCCGCGGCCCGAGCGGGTGATCATCGGCCACGGTGAGGAGTACAAGTGCTCCGACCTCGCGAGCAGCCTGTACAAGAAGTTCGGGATGGAAACGAGAGCGCCCATGAACCTCGAGACAATCAGGCTGAAGTGA
- a CDS encoding AbrB/MazE/SpoVT family DNA-binding domain-containing protein: MGTESENGSCCGSSDKETACCKVESVVSIDERGQMVLPKDIRDRAGIGAGDKLAVVIWERGDEICCITLIKVEGLAEMVKGHLGPIMKDVLEE; this comes from the coding sequence ATGGGAACGGAAAGCGAGAACGGTTCGTGCTGCGGATCCTCGGACAAGGAGACCGCCTGCTGCAAGGTGGAGTCGGTGGTGAGCATCGATGAGAGGGGGCAGATGGTGCTCCCCAAGGACATCAGGGACAGGGCTGGGATCGGCGCTGGAGACAAGTTGGCAGTCGTCATCTGGGAAAGGGGTGATGAGATCTGCTGCATCACACTGATCAAGGTCGAGGGGCTGGCAGAGATGGTCAAGGGTCATCTCGGGCCCATCATGAAGGATGTACTGGAGGAGTAA
- a CDS encoding fibronectin type III domain-containing protein — protein MEIGSNRNRNLAIIVIVVTATVVVASILYVLQMELPEDRTPPSKVEGLEIYDLRDGRLFLFWDEATDNRKVVVYQIYRDGNLLPSEPSYPFYVDTALIDGTLYFYQVRAVDSSDNVGDFSGTVSGMPTPSDNVPPSRVEGLVVENAFDGKLNLTWDEAFDNVAVDHYTIHRDGVALIDEPLTTFFQDTDLTNNQIYAYEVAAVDTSGNEGQRSVQVSGMSTEYDSEPPSKVMALVVTDARDGKLNLTWDPATDNVGVAKYYVYRDGSRLTDEPTGTAFQDTGLVDGQLYEFEVSALDFQGNEGPKSDPATGAPTSSVPGVSVLGSFYDNVTCNITVDFVSEALDIGLFGAFLKTDSNETDRMDPLSDGTSAGNITFLDMDSDGLLTVGDVFVISVSSGHIYDLSVFWRATDDNLDTHSWAVP, from the coding sequence ATGGAGATCGGAAGCAATCGGAACCGCAACCTGGCCATCATCGTGATCGTCGTCACAGCGACGGTTGTCGTGGCGTCGATACTCTACGTCCTTCAGATGGAGCTTCCGGAGGACCGCACGCCCCCGAGCAAGGTGGAGGGGCTTGAGATATACGACCTGCGTGACGGCAGGCTCTTCCTCTTCTGGGACGAGGCGACAGACAACAGAAAGGTTGTTGTCTATCAGATATACCGGGACGGCAATCTGCTCCCGAGCGAGCCGTCGTACCCGTTCTATGTTGACACTGCCCTCATTGATGGCACCCTATATTTCTACCAAGTACGGGCGGTGGACAGCTCGGACAACGTGGGTGACTTCTCTGGCACGGTCTCGGGCATGCCCACACCCTCTGACAACGTCCCGCCCAGCCGCGTCGAGGGGCTGGTGGTGGAGAATGCATTCGACGGAAAGCTCAATCTGACATGGGACGAGGCTTTCGACAATGTCGCGGTCGATCACTACACGATTCACAGGGATGGCGTCGCTCTCATCGATGAGCCGCTGACAACATTCTTCCAGGACACTGACCTCACGAACAATCAGATCTACGCCTACGAGGTCGCCGCAGTTGACACCTCGGGAAACGAGGGGCAGAGGTCGGTGCAGGTGAGCGGCATGTCCACGGAGTATGATTCCGAGCCCCCGTCCAAGGTCATGGCCCTCGTTGTCACGGACGCGAGGGACGGGAAGCTCAACCTCACTTGGGACCCAGCCACTGACAATGTTGGCGTTGCGAAGTACTATGTCTATCGGGACGGTTCGAGGCTCACCGACGAGCCTACAGGGACAGCGTTCCAGGATACTGGGCTAGTGGACGGCCAGCTGTACGAGTTCGAAGTGAGCGCTCTGGATTTCCAGGGCAACGAGGGTCCGAAGTCCGATCCAGCAACGGGAGCCCCCACGTCGTCGGTTCCAGGAGTGTCCGTCTTGGGCTCTTTCTACGACAACGTCACGTGCAACATCACCGTGGACTTCGTCTCCGAGGCCTTGGACATAGGCCTCTTCGGGGCCTTCCTGAAGACCGATTCGAACGAGACGGACAGAATGGACCCACTATCGGACGGTACGTCAGCGGGGAACATCACGTTCCTGGACATGGACTCGGACGGGCTGCTGACCGTCGGGGACGTGTTCGTCATAAGCGTCTCAAGCGGACACATCTACGATCTGTCGGTATTCTGGCGGGCGACCGACGACAACTTGGACACGCATTCGTGGGCCGTACCTTAG
- the psmB gene encoding archaeal proteasome endopeptidase complex subunit beta produces the protein MANEVKTGTTTLGMVCKEGVVLAAERRATMGTLIAHKATKKVFKLDDNLGLTTAGLVGDIQLLARYITAEVELFKLKRNAPMPVKSCATLLSNILAGRRYFPYWVQLVIGGVDDDGNHVYSLDMAGGSIPDKYVTTGSGSPYVYGVLEDHYKDDVSLDNGIDLAIRALTAAMKRDAVSGDGIDIVSITKKGYVHLDDKEVEKRKSAMKLS, from the coding sequence ATGGCAAATGAGGTTAAGACAGGGACAACCACACTAGGTATGGTCTGCAAGGAAGGTGTGGTCTTGGCGGCTGAGCGAAGGGCAACCATGGGGACGCTAATCGCTCACAAGGCGACGAAGAAGGTGTTCAAGCTGGATGACAATCTGGGCTTGACGACCGCCGGTCTGGTGGGAGACATCCAACTGCTGGCGAGGTATATCACCGCAGAGGTCGAGCTCTTCAAGCTCAAGCGGAACGCTCCCATGCCAGTGAAGTCGTGCGCTACGCTTCTCTCGAACATCCTGGCGGGAAGGAGGTACTTCCCCTATTGGGTGCAGCTCGTCATCGGCGGCGTGGACGATGATGGTAATCACGTGTACTCCCTGGACATGGCAGGAGGGAGCATACCCGACAAGTACGTGACGACAGGCTCAGGATCTCCCTACGTGTACGGAGTGTTGGAGGACCACTACAAGGACGACGTGAGCCTGGACAACGGCATAGACCTCGCGATAAGGGCCCTGACGGCCGCCATGAAGAGGGATGCGGTCTCGGGTGACGGGATTGACATCGTTTCCATAACGAAGAAGGGTTACGTTCACCTCGATGACAAGGAGGTCGAGAAGAGGAAGTCAGCGATGAAACTGAGCTAG